The Streptomyces laurentii region CGGAAACCGGCCGTCAGCTCCTCGACGATCGCCTCCGGCTTGCCCAGATGCGTCAGCGCCTGCGCCCAACTCTCCGTCGCCCAGGGGGTGGTGCCCTGCGCCAGGTCGCCGAGGACCGTCGCCGAACCCGTCGAACAGCGCCGGCCCACCGCCCGGTACTGCATCGGCGACAGGTCCTGCGCCTCGTCGAGGACGACATGGCCGAGCGAGTGCGTCCGCTCCACCAGATCCCGCGCCTCGTCGATCAACACGGCGTCCGCGGCGGACCACTTGGCCGTCTTCACGCTGCGGGCGGGCTTCGCCCACAGCAGCGCCTTCCGCTCGTCCTCTTCGAGGATCCCGTCCGCGTGCTCGGCCAGGAACGCGGGCTCGCTCAGCAGCCGCAGCACCAGCTTCGCCGGATCGACGGCCGGCCAGCACTCCTTCACGACCGCCTTGACCGCCGTGTTGCGGGCCACCGCGTTCTGCACCCGGTCGTCGGGCGCCTCGCCCGCCTGCTCCATCCGGACCAGGACCGCGTGCGCGATGCGCTGCGGCAGAGCCTCGCGGGCAGCCCCGTACCGGATGTCGCGGTCGGTCAACTCCCGGACCATCTCCTCCAGTTCGTACGCCGGTACGCGCCAGCGCCGCGAACCGCGGACCACCATCAGCGGCTCCGTGGGCGGCGTCACGTGCGACCACACCGCGCGCCGCAGCACCTCCGCCATCCGGGCGTCGCCCTTGACGACGGCGGTCGCCGCCTCGTCCGCGCCCCGCACCTCGACGTGCGCGACCAGGTCGTCCACCGTCGCCTGCCGCACCTCCAGCTCGCCGAGCGCCGGCAGCACCTGCTCGATGTACTGGAGGAAGGAACGGTTCGGCCCGATGACGAGCGTGCCCGTCCGCGCCAGCCGCTCCCGGTGCGCGTAGAGGAGGAACGCGACACGGTGCAGGCCGACGGCCGTCTTTCCGGTACCGGGGCCACCCTGCACGCACACCGTGCCCGACAGGTCGGAACGGACGATCTCGTCCTGCTCGGGCTGGATCGTGGCGACGATGTCGCGCATCGGACCGACACGCGGCCGCTCGATCTCCGCCTGGAGCAGCCGGCTGGTCTGTTCCAGCTCGGCGGGGTCGGAGAGATGCTCGTCCTCGTACGCGGTGAGGTCGCCGCCCGTGTAACCGAACCGGCGGCGCAGCCCGACGTCCTGCGGGTCCTTCTTCGACGCCCGGTAGAACGGCTGCGACACCGGCGCACGCCAGTCGATCACCATCGGGTCGCCCTGCGCGTCGTGCACATGGCGACGGCCGATGTAGAAGCGCTGCCCCTCCTGCGTGGTGTGCAGATAGTCGAGCCGGCCGAAGAAGAGCGGCGTGTCCGCGAGGTCGGCGAGCGCCTTGATGCGGTCCTCGATCTGGCGACCGAGGATCAGCGAGTTGACCCAGTTCGCGGTGACGTCGCGGATGTCGAGCGACTCCACCTCCTCGCGCATCGCGCGCAGCGCGGAGCGGGACGAGGACAGATGGGCGCGCTCGCGGGCGAGCGGGTCGGAAAGCGGGTCGGATTCGGTCGGGGACACGGACACGGACACGGGTGCTGCCTCCGGTCGGGAGTACGGGTACAGGCTGTGCGGACACGTCGAGGTGGCCGCCGGTTTCCGACCGGACGGCGGCGCTCCGCGGGCGGTCCGCGAACGGGACCGGGCGGGAGGCGGGGAAGCTGGCGAGTGTAGCGCCGGGTGGGGGGTGCGGGCGAACGAGTTGGAGGGTGAGGGGGGAGGGGGGAGGGGGAGGGAACGGGAGAGGGAACGGGAGAGGCTGAGTACGGGAGCGGGTGCGGGTTGAGTACGGCAACGCCTTCGGGCACTCGTTCGACCTTGCTGTGATGAGTGCATGACGACGACGCCCGAGCCCGAAGCCCCCGAGACCGTGACCGACGCCGCCGACCGTCTGGGCCTGCGCATGGTCGCCGGCTGCGGCCTCGCGCTCCTCCTCGTCTGCGCCTTCTTCGTCGTGACCGCCGTACTCGGCGACGCCGTCGGCGGCGACGGCGTCAGCAGCGGCTTCTCCACCGCCGCCTTCTGGGCCCTGGCCCTGTCCGGCGTCGCCGGGCTGGCCGCCCTCGCCGTGCCCCGTAAGGGCCTGGTGATCGCCCAGTACGTCCTCGCGCTCGGCGCCCCGGTGCTGGCCCTGCTGGACTGAGCCCCGCCGGACCGGGCGGACCGGGGGCGGGCGGCCCTCTCCGTAACCCTTACGGGCCGTAGGGGCCTTAAGGACCGTTTACGCCCCTTTAAATGAATGGATGGTCAGTCCTGGCCGCCGGGGGTAACGTCTCAAGACATGCGTGAGCTGATCTACTTGTCCGAGAGCAAGCTGGCCCAGTTCCGAGAGAACGAAAGACCCCGCCGTCGATGGAGGCGGCGTATCAGCGAACTGGGGGCCACTGCTCCCCTTGGGCTTGGGGAACTGCAGTTCACATTGGCAGATGCCCCGCAAGGGCATCCGAACCTGGAACGAGTACTTCGGCACCTCAAGTCCTTGACCCCGAAGCCTGCTGAGTATTCCGAGGCGTCACCTGATGCTGGCCAGTGGGTGAAGTTCAAGACGCGCATGAACTATCAGATTGTGCGGCCGACAATACGCGCTTCGGACGACAACGGAGAACACTTCAGGGAGCATCCGATTGGACAGGAGGCTGTCGTGTTCTGGGAGCCTCACTCGCGGTTGGAACCCTGGTCCAGCTCCAAGCCACGACTCGTGCTCCACGGTTCCCCTGAGCATCTTCTGGGCTTAGCAGCCGCGTCCTCCGGGCCCACGGACCTGTCCGCTCCCCCTAGTCTTGGCCTCGGTTTCATGTCCCTGCTGTACGGCATGCAGCTCGGCATGGATCCCAGGCTGGAGGAGGCGCTTGGCAATCTGCTGAACCAGCTCGATGGACGTTTCCCGCCGCATGCTGCTGGCCTTTTCACCGGCTACGCAAGAGTCACATTCGGGTTGGAGGTACCGTTCTCCGCAGGTGAGGGCTCGGCAATAGTGCGGACTATGGTTGCCAGCCCTCTGTACGTTGAGTATGCAGCCGCCTGACTGGACCCCTACGGCCCCTACGGGGTTTCGGGGGCGGCGTCCCCCTTCAGCAGCTCGCTCGCGTCGACGATCCGGTACGCGTACCCCTGCTCGGCCAGGAACCGCTGCCGGTGGGCCGCGAAGTCCTGGTCGATGGTGTCGCGCGCGACCACCGAGTAGAAGTGCGCCTGGTGTCCGTCGGCCTTGGGGCGCAGCACCCGGCCGAGCCGCTGCGCCTCCTCCTGCCGGGACCCGAAGGTGCCGGAGACCTGGATGGCGACCGTCGCCTCGGGCAGGTCGATGGAGAAGTTGGCGACCTTCGACACGACGAGGACGTTGATCTCACCGCTGCGGAAGGCGTCGAACAGCTTCTCGCGCTGCGCGTTCGAGGTCTCGCCCTTGATCACCGGGGCGTCGAGGTGCGTGCCGAGTTCGTCGAGCTGGTCGATGTACTGCCCGATGACCAGGATCTGCTGCCCGGCGAACTTCTTCACCAGCGCCTCGGTGACCTTGCGCTTGGTCGCCGTCGTCGCGCAGAACCGGTACTTCTCCTCCGCCTCGGCCGTCGCGTACGCCAGCCGCTCCCCGTCCGTGAGGTCGACCCGCACCTCGACGCAGTCGGCGGGCGCGATGTAGCCCTGCGCCTCGATCTCCTTCCACGGCGCGTCGAAGCGCTTCGGCCCGATGAGCGAGAAGACGTCGGACTCGCGTCCGTCCTCCCGTACGAGCGTCGCGGTCAGGCCGAGCCGGCGGCGGGCCTGGAGGTCGGCGGTGAACTTGAAGACGGGCGCGGGCAGCAGGTGCACCTCGTCGTACACGATCAGGCCCCAGTCCCGGGAGTCGAACAGCTCCAGGTGCGGGTAGACGCCCTTCCGCTTCGTCGTGAGGACCTGGTACGTGGCGATGGTGACCGGCCGGATCTCCTTCTTCGCGCCGCTGTACTCGCCGATCTCGTCCTCGGTCAGCGACGTCCGCTTCACCAGCTCGTGCTTCCACTGCCGGGCGGAGACGGTGTTGGTGACGAGGATCAGCGTCGTGGCCTTCGCCTTGGCCATCGCACCCGCGCCGACCAGCGTCTTTCCCGCGCCACAGGGCAGCACGACGACACCGGAGCCGCCGTGCCAGAAGCCCTCGACGGCCTGCTGCTGGTACGCGCGCAGGGACCAGCCGTCCTCGGCGAGGTCGATACGGTGCGCCTCGCCGTCCACGTAACCGGCGAGGTCCTCGGCCGGCCAGCCCAGCTTGAGCAGCGTCTGCTTGATCTGCCCGCGCTCGGACGGGTGCACGGCCACGGTGTCCGGGTCGATCCGTTCGCCGACCAGCGGCTGGACCTTCTTCGACCGGAGCACCTCCTCCAGGACGGGCCGGTCGGTGGTCGTCAGCACGAGCCCGTGGGTGGGGTGCTTGGACAGGGTGAGCCGCCCGTACCGCGCCATCGTCTCGGCGATGTCGACGAGGAGCGCGTGCGGGACGGGGTAGCGCGAGAACTCCACGAGCGCGTCCACGACCTGCTCGGCGTCGTGCCCGGCGGCACGCGCGTTCCACAGGCCGAGGGGCGTCACGCGGTACGTGTGGATGTGCTCGGGCGCCCGCTCCAGCTCGGCGAACGCGGCGATGGCACGCCGGCAGTCGGCCGACCGCTCGTGGTCGACCTCCAGCAGAAGCGTTTTGTCACTCTGGACGATGAGTGGACCGTTCACGTGTCGTGCATCCCTTCCACGCGGCCGAACGCGGCCAAACATCCAGTTTGCCTGATGCGCGGTGAGTGCGGGGCGGGGTCGGTCGATGACCGATCCGATGTCGGTGAGCTCTGCCAGACTGAACGTGACAGACCTCGGAGAGGGAGGTGGCGAGATGAGCGTCGCGCACGATCCGCACTACGGGCCCTGGACGATAGAGCAGGTACTTGCTCTGGAGGAGGACCGTGGTCAGCGTCGTGAATTGATAGGGGAAGCGCTCTTGATGTCACCAGCTCCGGGTGCGAAGCACCAGCGGGCGTCGTCGCGGCTGTGGCAGCTGCTGGACAGCGCCGTACAGCAGTCCGGGGCGTCCGCCGAGGTGCTCGAAGCGGTGAACGTCATCCTCCCCGATGGGCTGTTCATCCCCGACATCGCGGTGGTCGAGGCATCGGCCGCCGCCGAGGACCCCATCGCCTTCGACTCCGACGCGGTCCTTCTCGTCGTCGAGATCGTCTCGCCGTCGTCCTCCGGCCGCCGCACCGACCGGCTGCTCAAGCCGCCGTACTACGCCGAAGCGGGCATCGAGCACCTGTGGCGCCTGGAGCTCGAACCCGTGCCCGCGCTGATCGTCTCGGAGCTGAGCGGTGGGCGGTACGTCGAGCGCGTGGTGGCCGAGGCGGGGCGGGAGACGGCCGTCGAGGCGCCGTTCCCGCTCAAGGTCGACCCGAGCCGGCTCGTCAGCCCACGTCGCAAGCGGCCGGACCTGCCCTAGACCTCGTCGTCCGCCAGTTCCGCCACGCCCGTGATGCGGTGCAGGGGGTACGTGCGGACCTCGTCGGCCGTGTGGTCGTAGCCCGTCACGAAGCCGCCCTCGACCCGGACCGGGGCGATCACGCGCTGGCTGGCCGCGCCCTCCGCGTTGACGTAGCCGATCCAGACCGCCGAGCCCGTCATCGCCGCCGCCTGGACCGTGGCCAGGGTCTCGGCGGCGGAGGTACGGGGCAGGGTGCCGTTCGTGCGCGGGCCGGTCGTGTCCGTGGGTGCGGTGGGCTCCTTGCGGGCGACGGTCGCGGCCCGGTCGCCCGCGAGGATCGCCCGTACCGCCGCCGACAGCAGCGTCGCGTCCGGTGTGGGCGGGCCCTCGGGGACGGGGGCCGGGGCGGTGCGGGGCGGGGTGCGGCGGGCGTCGGCGCGGGCGATCAGGACGTCGCCCTCGGCGGACTCGGCCGCCGGCGCGTACCCCATCCCCCGCAGCCCGTCGAGCAGCGCCGTCGGGTCCGCCTGCGCGGCGAGCACCGTCGGCGCGAGCCGGCGCAGCCGCAGCGGGGCCGCGCGCCGGTCGGCCAGGATCTCGCCGAGCACGGCGTCGTCGTCGCAGCGGACATAGGACGAGGCGGCGCCGACCCGCAGATGGCCGTGCCGCCGCGCGACGTCGTCGATCAGGTACGAGAGCGGCTGCGGCACCGGGGTGCGGGAGTGCGTGGTGAGGAAGGCGTGCAGGTCGGAGGCGGTACGGCCGGCGTCGAGGGCACGGCGTACGGAACCGGGCGTGAAGCGGTAGACGGTCGCCCCGCCCTTGGACTCGACGTCCGCGAGCACGGACAGCAGGTCGGCGAGCGGGCGCAGCAGCGGCCCCGGCGCGACGGCGGTCAGGTCCGCCTGGAGCAGGACGTGGTCGACGGCCTCCGGGAGGAGCGGCGCGAGGAGGGTGGCGGCGCGCGAGGCGGCGACGGACGGTTCGCAGGCGTGCGGCCCGGCCGGGCCGGTCAGGCCGGTCAGGGTGTCCGGCGCGGCATCCGAGGCGACATCGGGCGCGGCCTCGGCGAGCGGCAGGTTGAGCAGCGCGCGGGCGGGCGCGGCGAGCGCGCCGCGGCCGGTGACGCCGAGGAGTTCGGCCTCCTCCAGGGTCCAGCGGGCGAGCTGTTCCCGCGGGTCGAGGGAGCCGTCCGCCCCGGCCCTCGGCGGGCGGTCCCAGCGCAGCCGCGCGAGCACCGTCTCCGGGTCGGCGGCGGCCCCCGGCGGCAGGGTGGCGAGGAGCCTGAGGACCCGGTGGCGTACCTCGGGCGCGGCCGAACGGTCCAGGCCCGGCCCCAGCGCGGCCAGCGTCCGCCCCTTGGCGTCCTGCCCGCCGACCAGCGCGGCGGTACGGGTGGCGGCCAGCCAGGTGCCGGCGATCGCGGCCCAGCGTTCGGCCGGCGGCTGGTCGAGCCAGGAGTCGTACGCGGGCGTCGGCGCGTACTTTTCGTCCGCCTCGCCGTCCGTGGCGAGCAGCCCCGCCCCGTACGCCAGCTCCAGCCAGAACGACGCGAACCGCTCCGGCACGTCGAGCGCCGCCGCCGTCCGCTTGAGGTCGCGGACCGCGAGACCGCCCGCGCGCAGCACCGGCGGACCGCCCTGGTCCCAGGACTTCAGCAGCTCGGCGACGGTGTCGAGTGCCGCATATGCCTGCCCGGCCGCCGCGTCGTCCACCACCTGTGGACGGTATTCGCGCGCCGTCTCCACCTTCGGCGCGGCCGGCTCCGGCACCCGGTGCGCCCGTCCGCCGCGCAGATGCAGCGCCGCCTCGCGCGGCAGGACCACGGTGCGGGTCGAGGCGGGCAGCAGCAGACCCCGGTCGCGCAGCCAGCGCACCGGCGGCGTGGGAGAGGCCGTGACCTCGCCGTACGGCGGGCCCCAGACCAGCCGGTCGAGGACCGCGAGCGCCTCGGGCGGCGCGGTGTCGAGCAGCGCCGCCATCCTCGTACGGTCCGTGAACAGCTCCGTCAGCCCCGCCACCGCCGACACCGGATCGTGTGTCGCGGGCAGCCCGGCCGTCGCGATGATCTCCTGGAGCCGGCCCGGCGACATGCCGGACGTGGCCTCCGCGACCGTCGGGCCGAGGCCGGTGGGGGAGGGGTGCTGCGGGGAGGGAGCGAGGAGTTCGCGCGCGGTCCGCACCAGCCGCAGCCGCTCGTCGTCGCCCCACACCAGCGCCTGCGCGCGCAGCACGCCGACCGCGCGCGGCAACGCCCGTTCGATGGCGGGGTCGGGCGTGTCGCCGGTGAGGAGGGCGAGAAGGACGGGGTACGGGGCGGGGTCCGGCGCCACCGCCAGCGCCTCGGCGGTCTGCAGCGCGAACCGGTCGAGGCGTTCGAGGGCGCGGACGACCGACGCGCGCGTGCCGGCCCGGGTGGCCAGCTGGGTCAGGTCGTTCGGGACCGGCGCGAGGAGGTCCGGGCGGGCGCGCAGCAGCGCTGTGAGCGCGCCGTCGCCTCCGGCGCGCAAGGACTCCGCGAGGGTGCGCGGGACCTGGCCGGACGGGTGCGCGCCACCCGGAGTCCCGCCCGGAGTCCCGCCCGGAGTCCCGCCCGGGGTCCTCCCCCGAGTCCCGCCCGGGCTCCGGTCCGTACCCCCGCCCGTACCGCCGTCTGTTCCCTCGGGCACGTGCGCCTCCCGGTCGAGCTCACCGATCCCCATCCGCACCACGGTAGCCCCTGCGCAGGCGCTACCGTCGTGCCGTGGGGAACGAGGGGATCGAGAACGACCGGTTGGTCTTCGACTATCTGAGCCGCGTCGGCGACGTGGCGCAGCAGCGGCAGGTGACGGCGGCCGAGCGCCGCGAGCTCGTGTCCGGGCTGCGCGACGAGATCGAGCGGCGGCGCGAGGTGAAGGGCGAGGCGGTGCCCCGCATCCTGCGCGCGCTGGGGGAACCGGACGCGGTGGTCGGGCGGGTCGCCCCGGCGCGGGGCTCGGTTACGGGGCCGGGGAGCGCGGAGCCGGAGCCCGATGCGGCGCCCCCGGTGGAGCTGCCCCGGCCGCGCGCCTCCGAGCCGCCTCCCGGCGCGTCCGCGCCGTCATCGTCGCCGCCGGCGTCCGTTCCGCCGCCGCGCGCGGCGGAGCGGGCGGGGGGCGGGTGGTGGCGTGAGGACGCCATGTTCGGGGCCCGGGACACGGGCGAGGTGCCGGGCTTCGTCGGCGGCATCGAGATCGCCGACGTGCTGAAGCCGCCGCCGTCCGAGGACGAGGCGGAGGAGGACGGACGGGAGGCTCCGGAGGTCCCGGAGGCCGCCGAGGGGCAGGAGGTCCCAGAGGAAACGGAAGTAGAGGCTCCGGAACGCCGCCGCGCGTGGCGCGGCTTCGCCCCGGGCAATCTGCTCCTGCTCTTCGCCGCCGCCCTGCTCCTGGTGGGCGCCGCCCTCGGCTCGCTCATCCCGCTCGCCGCCGGCTGGGTCCTCGCGTACCTCTCCCGCGAACGCAAGGCCGCCGCCCTCGTCGTCCCCGGCGTGGTCGTGACCGCCGGCCTCGTCTGGCTGTGGGGCCGCGCGATGGGCCGCTGGGGCGAACCGCTCGCCCAGGGCGCGGCCGACGCGCGGGACGCCGGGCTGAGCACGGCGATCGGCGACTCCTGGCCGTGGATCCTGCGGGCCGCCGCGATCGCCTCGGGCCTGTTCCTGCTCTGGCGGGCCCGCCGCCGGGGCTGAAGGGGTGGGCGG contains the following coding sequences:
- a CDS encoding hypothetical protein (identified by MetaGeneAnnotator; putative;~sequence version:1), yielding MTTTPEPEAPETVTDAADRLGLRMVAGCGLALLLVCAFFVVTAVLGDAVGGDGVSSGFSTAAFWALALSGVAGLAALAVPRKGLVIAQYVLALGAPVLALLD
- a CDS encoding hypothetical protein (identified by MetaGeneAnnotator; putative;~sequence version:1) encodes the protein MRELIYLSESKLAQFRENERPRRRWRRRISELGATAPLGLGELQFTLADAPQGHPNLERVLRHLKSLTPKPAEYSEASPDAGQWVKFKTRMNYQIVRPTIRASDDNGEHFREHPIGQEAVVFWEPHSRLEPWSSSKPRLVLHGSPEHLLGLAAASSGPTDLSAPPSLGLGFMSLLYGMQLGMDPRLEEALGNLLNQLDGRFPPHAAGLFTGYARVTFGLEVPFSAGEGSAIVRTMVASPLYVEYAAA
- a CDS encoding hypothetical protein (Helicase conserved C-terminal domain; pfam13625;~WYL domain; pfam13280;~identified by MetaGeneAnnotator; putative;~probable DNA-binding protein [Streptomyces venezuelae ATCC10712]), with the protein product MVRMGIGELDREAHVPEGTDGGTGGGTDRSPGGTRGRTPGGTPGGTPGGTPGGAHPSGQVPRTLAESLRAGGDGALTALLRARPDLLAPVPNDLTQLATRAGTRASVVRALERLDRFALQTAEALAVAPDPAPYPVLLALLTGDTPDPAIERALPRAVGVLRAQALVWGDDERLRLVRTARELLAPSPQHPSPTGLGPTVAEATSGMSPGRLQEIIATAGLPATHDPVSAVAGLTELFTDRTRMAALLDTAPPEALAVLDRLVWGPPYGEVTASPTPPVRWLRDRGLLLPASTRTVVLPREAALHLRGGRAHRVPEPAAPKVETAREYRPQVVDDAAAGQAYAALDTVAELLKSWDQGGPPVLRAGGLAVRDLKRTAAALDVPERFASFWLELAYGAGLLATDGEADEKYAPTPAYDSWLDQPPAERWAAIAGTWLAATRTAALVGGQDAKGRTLAALGPGLDRSAAPEVRHRVLRLLATLPPGAAADPETVLARLRWDRPPRAGADGSLDPREQLARWTLEEAELLGVTGRGALAAPARALLNLPLAEAAPDVASDAAPDTLTGLTGPAGPHACEPSVAASRAATLLAPLLPEAVDHVLLQADLTAVAPGPLLRPLADLLSVLADVESKGGATVYRFTPGSVRRALDAGRTASDLHAFLTTHSRTPVPQPLSYLIDDVARRHGHLRVGAASSYVRCDDDAVLGEILADRRAAPLRLRRLAPTVLAAQADPTALLDGLRGMGYAPAAESAEGDVLIARADARRTPPRTAPAPVPEGPPTPDATLLSAAVRAILAGDRAATVARKEPTAPTDTTGPRTNGTLPRTSAAETLATVQAAAMTGSAVWIGYVNAEGAASQRVIAPVRVEGGFVTGYDHTADEVRTYPLHRITGVAELADDEV
- a CDS encoding hypothetical protein (identified by MetaGeneAnnotator; putative;~sequence version:1), which translates into the protein MGNEGIENDRLVFDYLSRVGDVAQQRQVTAAERRELVSGLRDEIERRREVKGEAVPRILRALGEPDAVVGRVAPARGSVTGPGSAEPEPDAAPPVELPRPRASEPPPGASAPSSSPPASVPPPRAAERAGGGWWREDAMFGARDTGEVPGFVGGIEIADVLKPPPSEDEAEEDGREAPEVPEAAEGQEVPEETEVEAPERRRAWRGFAPGNLLLLFAAALLLVGAALGSLIPLAAGWVLAYLSRERKAAALVVPGVVVTAGLVWLWGRAMGRWGEPLAQGAADARDAGLSTAIGDSWPWILRAAAIASGLFLLWRARRRG
- a CDS encoding ATP-dependent DNA helicase rep (ATP-dependent DNA helicase rep [Streptomyces venezuelae ATCC10712];~Family description; pfam13538;~Part of AAA domain; pfam13245;~Superfamily I DNA and RNA helicases [General function prediction only];~identified by MetaGeneAnnotator; putative) translates to MSPTESDPLSDPLARERAHLSSSRSALRAMREEVESLDIRDVTANWVNSLILGRQIEDRIKALADLADTPLFFGRLDYLHTTQEGQRFYIGRRHVHDAQGDPMVIDWRAPVSQPFYRASKKDPQDVGLRRRFGYTGGDLTAYEDEHLSDPAELEQTSRLLQAEIERPRVGPMRDIVATIQPEQDEIVRSDLSGTVCVQGGPGTGKTAVGLHRVAFLLYAHRERLARTGTLVIGPNRSFLQYIEQVLPALGELEVRQATVDDLVAHVEVRGADEAATAVVKGDARMAEVLRRAVWSHVTPPTEPLMVVRGSRRWRVPAYELEEMVRELTDRDIRYGAAREALPQRIAHAVLVRMEQAGEAPDDRVQNAVARNTAVKAVVKECWPAVDPAKLVLRLLSEPAFLAEHADGILEEDERKALLWAKPARSVKTAKWSAADAVLIDEARDLVERTHSLGHVVLDEAQDLSPMQYRAVGRRCSTGSATVLGDLAQGTTPWATESWAQALTHLGKPEAIVEELTAGFRVPREVIAYASRLLPHMSPGLAPVESVRENPGSLLVRRVDAEERDRAVVAACAEALEHEGSIGLIAADARIAPLAEALEAAGHAYLSPGEETTAESRLTLVPASLAKGLEYDYVVLDEPAAVVAGEPDERTGLRRLYVALTRAVSGLTILHMTDLPEQLA
- a CDS encoding hypothetical protein (identified by MetaGeneAnnotator; putative;~sequence version:1) gives rise to the protein MSVAHDPHYGPWTIEQVLALEEDRGQRRELIGEALLMSPAPGAKHQRASSRLWQLLDSAVQQSGASAEVLEAVNVILPDGLFIPDIAVVEASAAAEDPIAFDSDAVLLVVEIVSPSSSGRRTDRLLKPPYYAEAGIEHLWRLELEPVPALIVSELSGGRYVERVVAEAGRETAVEAPFPLKVDPSRLVSPRRKRPDLP
- a CDS encoding hypothetical protein (identified by MetaGeneAnnotator; putative;~sequence version:1), giving the protein MSSDSTSSRIARSAERDEDRWARSRASGSESGSDSVGDTDTDTGAASGREYGYRLCGHVEVAAGFRPDGGAPRAVRERDRAGGGEAGECSAGWGVRANELEGEGGGGRGRERERERERLSTGAGAG
- a CDS encoding ATP-dependent DNA helicase (ATP binding site [chemical binding];~ATP-binding site [chemical binding];~ATP-dependent DNA helicase [Streptomyces albus J1074];~DEAD-like helicases superfamily. A diverse family of proteins involved in ATP-dependent RNA or DNA unwinding. This domain contains the ATP-binding region; cd00046;~DNA or RNA helicases of superfamily II [Transcription / DNA replication,recombination, and repair]; COG1061;~Helicase conserved C-terminal domain; pfam13625;~Helicase superfamily c-terminal domain; associated with DEXDc-, DEAD-, and DEAH-box proteins, yeast initiation factor 4A, Ski2p, and Hepatitis C virus NS3 helicases; this domain is foundin a wide variety of helicases and helicase related proteins; may...; cd00079;~identified by MetaGeneAnnotator; putative;~nucleotide binding region [chemical binding];~putative Mg++ binding site [ion binding]) is translated as MNGPLIVQSDKTLLLEVDHERSADCRRAIAAFAELERAPEHIHTYRVTPLGLWNARAAGHDAEQVVDALVEFSRYPVPHALLVDIAETMARYGRLTLSKHPTHGLVLTTTDRPVLEEVLRSKKVQPLVGERIDPDTVAVHPSERGQIKQTLLKLGWPAEDLAGYVDGEAHRIDLAEDGWSLRAYQQQAVEGFWHGGSGVVVLPCGAGKTLVGAGAMAKAKATTLILVTNTVSARQWKHELVKRTSLTEDEIGEYSGAKKEIRPVTIATYQVLTTKRKGVYPHLELFDSRDWGLIVYDEVHLLPAPVFKFTADLQARRRLGLTATLVREDGRESDVFSLIGPKRFDAPWKEIEAQGYIAPADCVEVRVDLTDGERLAYATAEAEEKYRFCATTATKRKVTEALVKKFAGQQILVIGQYIDQLDELGTHLDAPVIKGETSNAQREKLFDAFRSGEINVLVVSKVANFSIDLPEATVAIQVSGTFGSRQEEAQRLGRVLRPKADGHQAHFYSVVARDTIDQDFAAHRQRFLAEQGYAYRIVDASELLKGDAAPETP